Proteins encoded in a region of the Vicia villosa cultivar HV-30 ecotype Madison, WI linkage group LG5, Vvil1.0, whole genome shotgun sequence genome:
- the LOC131601345 gene encoding cystathionine beta-lyase, chloroplastic-like codes for MEADRRVNTSDLDEVASAFGPKTKLVWLESPTNPRIQISDIRKIAEMAHAHGALVLVDNSIMSPVLSQPLELGAAIATVVTVAEILKNNRLAVEKSEILFSVSEGAIYNILTVVPASNPEANCGYFKWATSKSKNK; via the exons ATGGAAGCTGACAG ACGGGTGAATACAAGTGATTTGGATGAGGTCGCATCTGCTTTTGGACCCAAGACTAAGCTTGTATGGCTGGAGAGTCCAACCAATCCCCGGATACAAATTTCTGATATTCGA AAAATAGCTGAAATGGCTCATGCACATGGTGCTCTTGTGTTGGTGGACAACAGTATAATGTCACCTGTATTATCCCAGCCATTGGAACTTGGAGCAG CGATTGCCACAGTGGTTACTGTTGcggaaattttgaaaaacaacaggcTTGCTGTTGAGAAGAGTGAGATACTATTTTCTGTATCCGAAGGAGCAATTTACAATATCTTAACAGTG GTCCCTGCATCTAATCCAGAAGCAAACTGTGGCTACTTTAAATGGGCTACTTCAAAGTCTAAGAATAAATAA